ACATCTCTAAATTGACCAGAGAGAGTTGACCTCTCACCTGATGATTCTGCCGTTCACCAGCATCAGCCGTAGGTGGTTGTCCTCCAACGACTCTGCGGCGGCGGCCGATGCGGTAGACACTTTGTTGAGCTTCCCGTGAACCGTGGCACAGAACGCCGCATCCTGAGAGAAGCAGACCAGAGTCGGTCAGGACGTATAAACCCACGAAATATTAACACAGCGCTGCTTTTTAGGTGTCCGTAGGTCCTCACCTCCTCGAGCGGTCCCACCTCCAGCCGCCTCAGCACCTCCCTGGTGTGCTGCTCCAAAATGTCCAGGTTGGAGGGCGCCGTGGgctcctgccgctgctgctccctcaGCCGTCGTGCCGCTCGCCTCGCCCGCCTTGCCTGGCAGAGCCTCTCCAGCGTGGAGCGAGTGGCCGGGCAGGCGCTCGAGCCAGATGCGGTGACTCCGCACCCACTTCCCTGAGATTTCACGGGCTTGCTAACACCGACTGGTTCCTCCTGCGGAGTTGATGTCAAAAACGCACTTGTTGAGTCAAGGGACCTGAACCACATTTAAACTCATCCTCAAGTCGTGTTCTGTTTGACATTTATAAAGAAAGATCAGGTGTctgtgtcctccctcctcctcctctcttaccTCCAGGTGGCGGATTTCCTTGGTCAGCTCTTTTATGAGATGGTTGGGCCTGATATGGTCGGGTACCTCGCTGCTGGGCTCGGTCACCTGGGAACGTCACAACAGACCATGTTCAGACAGGAGAAGTGGACACATCCAGAAGACAAAAGACGACACGGTGGGTGACGTCTCCTTCTGGAACTCAGCTGCTTAAACGCAGGAATGAGCTAGTGGCCAACTCTCACCTCTCTTTTCAACCAGGTCCTCAGTGCAGTGATTAAAGCCTTGACTCCCTCCACTAGGTAGGTTGGTGGTGGACAGTTGTCCTCACGTAGCTctgagaagaagaggggaaaaacatCAGGTTAAACGCTTATAAAATTCAAGGGCAGAAAACTGATTCAATACTAAAAAGTTCAATATAATAAAATGCCTAGTTTAGTATGTTCTTTGATACTGAAGCCATCACCATTGCACTTGTCATTATCTCTGGTGTCATTAATGCATCAGCACTTTCTTTTAACCctgtcaattgtttttttatgtctttgtttttaatgtctgtttttaaatatgtgacTGATCTGTGGAGAAAAGTATTTCACTCTAATGTATGCCGAGTATATATTTTGGAAGTTACAAGAACTCTAGAAGTCAATAAAAAGAGTTCTGTGCAAGTGTGACAACAAGTATACGTAAAATcctaatttattattatttattttgtccactgctgaaaaaaaaaatcctattattTTTTCCAGGAGGTCTGATGCCACacgtcaacatttttaaaatttaacatCCAACATTGTGCCGTCTCTcacaaacattttgtctctCACCTTTCAGCATTTCCAGGAGGTTCTTGGCCACGTACCAACAGATGGCCTCGAAGTACGGAAACTTAAAGAGGTCTGGGGTTTTGAGACGACGCTCCATTTCATAACACCTGTGAACCAACACGTGGAAtaagtaaaaacataaaaaagagcTAAGGGAAAAAGCTGTGGCGTGAACTTAATCAAGGGGAGATCTGTGCCCTCCAAGCGTGTTTACCTGAGCTGCATGCCAATGTTGAGGTTGTGAAGGAAGTTCCCTCCAAAAGCCATGCAATCCTGAGAGGTGAGAACAGCATGGATCCAGCCTGCGGGGGGCGCCACAGCACAGAGGTTAACTTCTGCTTCTACACAGACTGTTTTTAGCAGTGACACAATATTAtaggagagagaaaatcacACCACAGCACTTCATCAAACACTGACCAGGTCTGAGTGAATGTGCACAACAGACCCGGGTGTGACgtacaaaaacaaacttcttATCCTcccacagtcagacagagataAGGTTATCTGTTATAATAACGAGTCCCCCCACTCAGATATACATTGTTCTTTATACaacacagagtgagaggagTGAGTCTGGGGGGGTGGCGGTGGAGGGGTTGGTGTAAGGCTGATGGACAGGCCTGATAATGCACTAGTTGACTGACCTACTGTGCTCTCTGACCCCCACATCTCCacacccttttttctttttttttttttttttttacacaatgctGCTTCAACCTGCTGAGAAGGGGATGGTTGGAAGACTGATTGAGGACGTCCAGCGGTTGACGGGCTGAACTGAGCTTTGTCttgttctggggggggggggtgtgaaggAACTCTGtcggctttaaaaaaaaaaagtcctttgaGAGGCGGACGGAGGGACAAATCGTACGACTACAGACATTAACTTCACTTCGCTGAATGAAACCGTGTCGTACTCTGCGAGTTGACGAGAAACTGCTaatcaacaacaataacatgGCGAGTTAAAGGGATGTGGGACTGTGTAGTCAAGTGCAGGGGTAGAAAGCTTTTTCTTCGTCTTTCATTGTGTCGTTTATACAGCAGctgttccttttcatttttccattgtAATTATAATCATTGCAAAGTGTTTGGGTTCGCTGCTCAGAAAGAAATATTCCCCCCCTCTGTTATTTTCCCCTTGGCAATGACAGAGGATTTTCAAGAAGCCTGTATTTTCCTGGCAGGAGTAATCGGCAGCGCGATTAttttaccgtgtgtgtgtgagtgtcggtgtgttggtgtgtgtgtgtgtgtgaaaagacaaaaaaatccagACAAAAGATCAGCTGACAAAAACGGCGAGCTGCGATGATACAACACAGCTCGAGGCAAATACACCTGAGTCTGTTCAATTCAAAGAGACTCAGGTGTATTTGCCTCGTTGGACAGATTTTTTGTCCGAAATCAAAGGCTGAACAACGATTAAATCCACAGCCAAGTATATATTTATGCTAATCATTTGGCGGCCATGGCAACATTACGGCTATACCTGTAATTTTCCTAGATTGATTCGCCTGAATGTTCCTTAAATTTtcccgctgttgtgaacacgtctgactcggacaataTCCTGTTTCAtatgaggaaaatgtctggacccaatgTCCTGGACAGTTTCCAGAGtttatatttgaaaacatttttagatGACACCTTTTCATCATATGCAGTGAGTTCTAACAAAACtgaaaattctctttttttcccctctactGTAAACTCTTCTGCCGCCAGTCGCTGGAATGTGATTTTCCAGTGTGTTTCTTACTGATTCGCTGGTTATGGAGAAGGAAAACTGTATAAACTGCCAATCTACAGCTTATTGTTCATTTGTAAAAACCCACAGTGAACACAAACCAGACCAGAACTAAaaggtaaacattttttttttccatttaactACAGGTGCAAAAGGTCCCAAAAAGTCcaaacaatagttttttttgatGAGAAAGAAACTTCACACGGGCGTAAGTACAGACCTGTAGGGATGAGCAGGGTGGTTCCCTGGGGTACGACACACTTGTAGCACTTTTCCACTTTGTCCCCGAAGAACACTTCGCTCTGATTGGTAGAGGAGCTCCATGCCTCATATAGTGCAAGGTTGGCGGGAGTGGGCTTGATCAAGTAGAAGATCTTCTCAccctacaaaacacaaagaagaggagTTTGTCAGCACACGTGGATgttgtgcgtttgtgcgtgGTGGCTGTGATGACGGTGCTGCTGTAACTAATGCCCGCCCACATCCCATCTGAAATTCATGTTAAGCTACCGGTTTATAGAATAGACCGTGAAATCATAGGGATGTGCACAGCTCCTGGAGCTTCGTGATGTGGGAAGCGAGGTGACCTTTCAGCCTTGACTACACGCCTGAACACCACagtatatatacaaacacatgcaacaaGCTTGACTAATGTGAGGGCAGCTCAGCCTCggattacacaaacaaatagtTACTCTGCCCTGGAACACGTCTTCCTGACACAGCTCTACACACTCACCCAGAGAACGTGGTACCAGACAGAGGTGCCTCCGAAGTCTATGTGGAAGTCTGTGTAGCTGTCCTTGACACCCATGAGGCAGTACTTCTGGACGAAGGGCTTGGGGAAGAAGGAGTCATCGGGCCAGTAGTTCTCCACCCAGGACATCTTCTGGGCCACGTCGGGAACCCGCACCAACTCCGacatcctgcagaaaaaaaagggggattaaGGTTAGGAGGTTGAATTAAAAGTCATCCTTGGCTAAAGAGTCCCATATTTAATTTCAGTCATGCATGTAGAGCAAGATCTTCAAAACCTGCCCCCAAGCtcaaaaaattaaactaaaatttTCTTATATTTGCACAAAGTTTTTTTCGGCTTTGAACTGCAAAGATGGAAAATTAATTTGGACCGAAACAAACGAGAAATCtaccatttaaaatatatatatataacttcaACCGAGCTTCCTTTTTTAACTGTGCACAGGAATTTAGATGCCGACAATAATTTTATCTCTCCATCATTTTAAGGAATTTGATATGGTTTTAATCTtgataaaaacaatttcttttctttgtatagCTATCATAGCTATTTTAACTGATTTTTATCTACATGTTTATCTTtcaatatttttacacttttatatatttatttttgacgGGAGACAAAGAAGCCTGTTACGATTTCATTGAATCCgagtgcaatgacaataaagatcttTATGATCGATGTTTGAAGCAGTGAGAAAATAACTCAAGATAAGATTTTGATAAAGTTGAGAAACAGATAAACTAAACCTCCTGCAATGCAAACTACACCTGCTGACATTCCTGAATGTACATAAGCATTTTTCCCAAACCTGTGCTGACGTCGTTCATTAAGGAATCTGAGGAGATGGTACGGGGCGAGTGAATCGCAGCGTGGCTTACTTGGTGTCGGAGAACTCCAGGCTGATGAGGTTGAGAACCTTGGGCCGATGGGACGTGGTGAAATACTTGATAAACTCGCTCAGCTTCATCTTGCTGTCCGCCTGCCGCGCCACGTCGATCACATCGATGACCTTGTCCCCACCTGGACGAGAGATATCGGCCGGTGAAGTTCTGAAGTCATTGAAAAATATCTTCcaactttttctgtctttaaaaaaaaaaaaatagtggcTGCTGAGTGGGTGTGGGGGTTCACTGGGGGTCAGCGGCCCTGCTGGCATCTCCATGTGCTTTCACAGATCGAGCCCCGAGGTGAACTGGCACCAACGTGgcagagtggggggggggccgtggtgtgtgagagagacgagCGAGACAATCTGTCAATCTGTCCTGACCACCGGGTCCCTGAGGAGGTGCGGTGGGTGGAGGTGAGAGGCCCGCTGCCGTTTAATGCACCTTTTGTGCGTGGAAGACTCAGAGCCttgggttgagggaacatacatatatatagagagagagagttttcaGATTctaaaaaggaggaaaaaaaaagacgaccAAAGCGAAGACTCGCAGCTGAAACGCTACAAATCACACTCGGGTGACACGTGGGGCCGGAAGTAGGACCGCGCTGCAGTGTGGAGCAGGACAGCTGGTTGTTGTATTTCCCCCAACACCCCTCCCACACACCTTTTTTATTACCCCTTTgcctgttccctctctctctctcacacacacgcacgcacacacgcacacgcacctcCAAGGCCCAGCTGGCCAGCGTCTGATGACAGAGAACAGCTGGACATGAGGCCATCAAGTcacacagtgagagaaaaaagctgctttaaaaaagaaaaagacaaaaaacccacacagacacaacggCGTGCTCAAACACTAGCCTCACAAACACCAACAGCGAGTGTTcgaaaaatcaaagaaaatcccCAGCTCTGCAGAAACCCCACGTCTGCCACGATCGGGGTGATATATCACAACCCGGAGATGTTAATTAGGGTAATTGTTGCAAATATGTCTTTGTCAATATGCTCGAACCAGGAATCTCTTTACTCCCCGCGTTAATTACGGTTCACTTGAGAAATTGTCTTCCTCGTAATTCATCGGGATTTATTAGATATAGAGGACGGTGAACtgcaaaatgtccttttttactttgtttgatGTGCAATATGACATGTCAAAGATCAGTGTGTGACCTCAAGCACTCGGTAGGTCACTCCAGAATTTAGTCTCTTAAACATAAATCTTAGGGAAAAGTCAAAGCACTATTTTAATGCATTATCCAACTGTTTGAGCCTCAGCCTGCTGCACAGGCTGTCGCAACAGCCAGCAGACTGTGGAAATATTGGATTTGAACTACTAACATATCATTCCGAACTATAAAAATACTTCTACAGATACAACTTGCTGCTGTAACGCACGTCATGaagaaacattttgacattttctgcagAAAGGTCTGCGTCAGCAATGCCTAGTCAGAATCGCTGATCAACGTGAGGTTAGACATGATCGTCTTATCACCTCACAGCATCTGTTTTCCACGATATTACAATCATTTTCTGCACACATGCTTGTTGGATTATTAAATTCATCAGAACTAAACAAGGTAGGGAAAAaactctgccaaggcccaacagtctccttaaagtcaatcaagctgcaccaaatagTCCTGTAAATATCCCTAGTGTTTTTCAGCAAGAAAAGTCTGTTgggtagtttttgtgtaatcctggacaggggcaaaaagaaaacctcATTGGTGGAGGTAAATATGCGCAGAGAGGAAAGACAACAAACTGAGGATGTGGTGGTTGCATGGTTTGCAGCTTAAACAATAAAGCCCagcttttatctctttttcatAACACCCTGGTGTCAATTCAAACCAAGCCTTGTCTCAAGTCTCCAGactctcttccttttttgcTTATGTTGGAAAGAACGTGTCTATACGCAAAATCCAACCTCACAAACCATGTTTTTCGagtcataaaaatgtaaataaagggATGGATGTACATATCTTCATGCAGCTTCCATTATTCCTCAAGCACTAGATCAAATCATCGACCACACACCAAGACGACTGCACGACTGCCCGAGACCCTGTTGAGTCACGGAGGACTTTGACGCTCACTCCCCTTGTCCTCATTGTCTTCCAACAGTAAGAAAACGTAACCCGACACCAGGTCCCCTGGTCACGACACCTGTGCCTTGGCTTACATGGGCATGGGAGAGGGAGATAACGTGAGAGCGGGAGTCTGTAATCTGAACTTAATGATAAAAAACACCAGCCGGCTCAGTAATGAGCTTGTAACCGGAGCCGGGAAGTGGCAAGCTGTTTTCGGCGAAGGAAGCGCGGTGGTCACGGAGAGGGCAGTGAAAGCTTAGCTGCCACTCGTTTAGGAGTCATTCAGCCGTCGTCTGATGCCTGATAAGTAGGTTAAAACCCCGTGAACCTGGAAACCCGCTCACGTCGACACGCAGATGGCGCCTGCTCAGCGGCGATGGCCACTTAGCCGGCCGGCGTTGGGGGGTTTCATTAGCTTTTAGGGGGCAGAGCGAGTATTCCAATCACAGAGCCCGCATCCTTCCCCGAAGGACGAACATTAATGTGTTCCTGTAAATTTAATACAGCTTGAGGGCAACCGGTTTACAGCAATAGAAACGAAGCCTGTGTCCCGCATTGGGAGTTTTCCTTACCCACATACTGCTCCACGTCTTGGACGGAGAAAGTCGGGGGTGGTAGTTTGAGTCCCAGACCCTCCATCTCGGTGACCCCTATGGGGTAGTTGAAGCCGTGTCTCTCCAGGTACCTGGGCGTCACCTGCTCGCCCTTCATGCGCATCAGGATCTCCTCGCCACTGGAAGATCATAGCAAGTTCAGGTCATCGACGGAGCCTCgtgctacatccacactaaacGTAGTAGTGTTCAGTTTTAAAAcccatcactgctgctacgtttacgcctgccATCCATTCTACTCCAAGTGTTTTAAGCTcaccattcacatacactggaCATGCGcatgccggtgtaaacaggaggcagattgtctactcttGTAGTCACTTAGTGCAGAGTTCCTTACTTCCGGAAAATACTataaatgagaaacaaaacttgtgtaaagtaagagcagggatttcttttcttggaccgacgaggtggaactagaACTTAAAGTTAGTATTTACTGCATTTTGcctcaggaagtgaatgcaggTGACTCgcagccccagagttttcaaactaaaatgggacAGGCAGCATTTCCAAACTGTTTTAGGGGCTTGGAAACTCCAGCGAtgcgttttaaaatgaaaacgtagtaatgtggatgtttCACCTCGTCatcggtccaagaaaagaaatccctgccctcacttttcaccattgtattttctgtaactaagaAACCAACTGCAGACACCGGcatgcacatgcccagtgtaccCCAATGATCACTTGATGCACATATTCGTGTTAGAACGGACAGAGATTAAAACGCTCTTCTGAACGTGGCCTGTTTGagctttttttaatgtagaatCATGATTTTTCAACGTGACACACAGGTCCGTATTCAAAAAGTTATCCGTCCattatctgtgcatgtgttcacaTTAATTATCTACCTGGCAAAGGTCCTGCTCTGCAGCTCCTTGACGAACACCGGGGTTCCGGCCTGAACTGGCTTTGCTCCGTCGTCCAGCTCGGTGTAGTCGTGCCGGTGCCCGTTGTTGCGCTTTTTCACTGCAAGAAACAAGAGACAGGAGAGTTTCACTGGGGTTGTTTCGGTCTaatgtcgtcgtcgtcacccTCTTCAATCTCGCGCCACCACAAAAGTGGTGAATTATTCACAACAGCGCCAATTTCCGTGAGGACGTCTATTCACTGCTCAAACCCCCGTGCTAAGAGATGGTGATGGAGGGGCTCGCTTGTCCAAACAAAGTGGAGGGCTTACAGCACCATTCAATTAGCCGGTTAATGTCTGCCCTGTGGGCTCTCAGAGGTTAACCtattccccctccccccactaaaaaaaaaacaaaaactcagacTTGACTATCACAAGCCTTCTCTCCCCTGGGACCAGTTCGacatgcacagagagagagagagagagacagggtggAGTTGAAATAGTGAATGACAAGAGGGTTAGACATGTAAATGTGAGGCAGAGAATCAATGGACAGTGTTTGATGAATGAGATGCATGTCAGGgctgagggaaggaaggagggagggagacacgcacacatgcacacacacacacacaaacaaaaagcaaaaggaggCTGATGCCACTAATGAGAGAGAGCATTACTCACTCAGGGAGGGTCCGTGTACGACATCACAGTTGGGACAGTGGTAAACATCGATGTCCACGGCATGATGCTCTTCTACCTGCACACAGCTGGAGCGGGACAAGAGAAACAGAGTTAGAGCAGGTTCACCGTTTGTTACTGTGGGACATGGGTCTAAAAAAGTTGGGTACAAGATGATACCAGCTACGATGGAAGTCAATATACAGAAGTAAACATTCAACGGCgctgctgtgatgatgatttgttGAGGCTCATTTAATGCTTCATTCCTATTGGTTTGATAAGAAAACATCGGTCATGGCCGCTCGGTCATCAGTCACACTGCGAGTTTTGTCTTTCTGAATTTCTGACACTTCTGTCAAGAAATTTTGTCCCAGTCTATCTTTGGTCACAAGACCGAGACAATGTGAGTCTTTGAACGTTTCACACAgtgtgaagaaagaagaaagcaaCGTTTTATACCCATTGATCCATTTTTCGTATGGGACGTCCCAAAATCACACAGTGTCCACCTGCTATTGGATTCAGGATTTTTATCTAACATGCCTGGTTCATGACAAACTTTTTCCTTATAAACTTTTAGAAcgaaatgtaaaatgtgaagcCATCATAGACAAATATTTCTAGGAGACTGTAAAAGTAGGACGTGATCAATAACATATGCCTCCAAAAACCTCCAACGTgctctcaaaaaacaaacataattcgCCATGTGGACAAGTTTGAGGACAATCTCTGAAACAGATGAACGACACCCAAGCTATTGTCAAACTTTGTCAAAGCTCGTGCATTTGATACGAGAGGAGATGACAAGGGTTAAACGTTTGAGGTAAATAAACACCTAGAAACAGcaaagtaatgtttttttcctggaataTGACCTTTGATTCAAATGATTTGTGCAGCTACACTGTTGTTTGACAGAGGAGCAAGACTCCGACAGCACATTTCCTGTCTCTGGCACAATCATTATTTAAGgaaacaagttgttgttttttcctacTGCCACAAATCATTTATGTgaatgcagcagcaacaacaaccgcTCATTGGGATAGTGAGGATTGTTGCAGACTTTGAGTTTTTATCCCAAGAAGCTGCGATGGTGTCGCTCACGCCGCTACCCCCGTCCTGCAACTGCCAAACCACAGGCACCGACACACACGCATTCCTCTGCTGCATACCAGAGCCCCGCTCCGGAGCAGCACGGGGTTGTCGAACGGCGACCGAGTTGCCTTTAAAAAGCCTGAACAGTCAGATGGTGGTGGATGTTTagagttggggaaaaaaactgcagcgtGTTTCTGTGGCCCGAGCACGTGCACGGGTCAGCTTAATGGTGAAGTGATGTGTGCATAGGAGGTGGAAACACTTTgttctggtttttattttaaagtgatTGCTGAAGTACGGCCATTGAATTTCATGAGATCATATCATACGTCCCCAGTTGACCTGGAAATGGTTAAATGTCTTCTGGCTGATTTTTAAGACTGATCCTCCAACTCAACACTTTGCACAATAAAAGCTAAGGGCAGGGGAAATCTGAGACAACAAATAGTTTGGAAAATTCCGACGACTACACGGAgcaaaaaaagttattgtttaGAATTAAGCATTGTTGATCAGAACAGGTTAAACTGAAGCCGTTTTCAGGCATGAACTCCGGCGATGTCAAGAAGATTGGGTGCAGACATTTTCtagagtttgcctttcacatttGAGGAAGGCGGCAAGAGACTGTCCGAGGAAAAAAGGAGATTATATTCCTGAACTTTCAGGCGAGaggtggcgcctgggtagaggTCCCACTCGATCGCTGCGAATagcttttcctgctgtgttctcacatgggctcactctggcATCACCAGATGTTGTCCAGAGCAACACTTGTGGACATCTGTGTTCttacatacagcccctctggaaaagctCAGGTAAATGTGCGGACTTTAGTGCTGGACGCAGCTTAACACACCAAGCTACACCTGCTCTATTCATACTATTCTGACTTCTCATATGACAGAGGTCAATGTATTTATGTCTCTTGCTCTGCTTCTTTTTAATTAGGCTAATTAAGAAGCGTTCCTCTAAGCACCATTTAGCGCTGAAATGACCCTCAGGAAGGAACCGCATCATGCAGTGCATATCAAAATAGCAAGCACTGACTTTAAACCAAAAGTTTACAAACCATCATCAACTTTTTAGTGAGTGGCTTTAAGTTTGTGGCCAGTAAAATCCCAGTGTCCGGCTATAAAGGATGGGTTTGCTGCAGATGCAACCTCTTGCTTTTAAATCGTGAAAGCCTGCCATAGGGACGGACTCGACCGCAGCCTGCTATCGCCGCCTTTGATCTGCAAGGAAGGAATTGCAGGAAACTGTAAAGGAAATAAAGCCGAGGGCCATTAACTCATCAGGAAGTGGTGAGCTCGTGTGAACGCCGGGCTCCCATCACCCTGGAGCACTAACAGGATATCAACAGTAGCTGCCTCTCCACagtttttctcacacacacacacacacacacacacacacacacacacacacacacacacacacacacacacacacacacacacacacacacacacacacacacacacacacacacacacacacacacacacacacacacacacacacacacacacacacacacacacacacacacgtgttattactggctgcaaaacaaaaaaaaacgagtgGAAAGAGCAGCATTCCTGACGCAAACAAGCATATATCTCTCGAAATTTTTCTACGCAGTTGGAGGAAATGATCAAGTGGCTGCCAGAATCCTCCTGAGCGACCtactacacaaacacattaggAGGTTTTTGCATCAGTCCAGTAATTTATGGAATATTTGTTCTGGCATCTAAGTGCGTCCATTTACTTTTCAGTTGTATCGTCACTAGTTATACTTTTCCTGCAAcatccacagaagaagaaaaaaaggcactgctgctgctcctgcacgTGAGCGAGAAGATGCCCAACActaacactgcacacacagcgCTTGGCTGTAGTATTGTTGCCGAGCTCATGTAACAGGA
This region of Scophthalmus maximus strain ysfricsl-2021 chromosome 12, ASM2237912v1, whole genome shotgun sequence genomic DNA includes:
- the kdm7aa gene encoding lysine-specific demethylase 7A isoform X1 gives rise to the protein MAAAPLYCVCRQPYDVSRFMIECDICKDWFHGSCVQVEEHHAVDIDVYHCPNCDVVHGPSLMKKRNNGHRHDYTELDDGAKPVQAGTPVFVKELQSRTFASGEEILMRMKGEQVTPRYLERHGFNYPIGVTEMEGLGLKLPPPTFSVQDVEQYVGGDKVIDVIDVARQADSKMKLSEFIKYFTTSHRPKVLNLISLEFSDTKMSELVRVPDVAQKMSWVENYWPDDSFFPKPFVQKYCLMGVKDSYTDFHIDFGGTSVWYHVLWGEKIFYLIKPTPANLALYEAWSSSTNQSEVFFGDKVEKCYKCVVPQGTTLLIPTGWIHAVLTSQDCMAFGGNFLHNLNIGMQLRCYEMERRLKTPDLFKFPYFEAICWYVAKNLLEMLKELREDNCPPPTYLVEGVKALITALRTWLKREVTEPSSEVPDHIRPNHLIKELTKEIRHLEEEPVGVSKPVKSQGSGCGVTASGSSACPATRSTLERLCQARRARRAARRLREQQRQEPTAPSNLDILEQHTREVLRRLEVGPLEEDAAFCATVHGKLNKVSTASAAAAESLEDNHLRLMLVNGRIIRDMRRPVSSPEKTEGERTSDGQCPPKSCVDVKSERMKPTLLSTSPPTDWGLERVKTELREEASGHSSVTDSDSDSDSATERKASSSSSSSSSSSSSDEDSGSSQEEEGEEEERGSSQQKGSGHTIELDQSGQTLRHKHKPLKRDRPTSPSTEEAIQGMLSMAGLLCSSEPEKAASPQEPWWSSPSQREAAQHQRLLQADKSPMDSQGNSSEAWDNQGLPSPLGRSHGNSPETDFQYCDPSMSPPLHPSKRHAPNPPPISNQATKGKRPKKGMATAKQRLGKILKLNRHNRVFV
- the kdm7aa gene encoding lysine-specific demethylase 7A isoform X2 yields the protein MRMSSVCECGEEILMRMKGEQVTPRYLERHGFNYPIGVTEMEGLGLKLPPPTFSVQDVEQYVGGDKVIDVIDVARQADSKMKLSEFIKYFTTSHRPKVLNLISLEFSDTKMSELVRVPDVAQKMSWVENYWPDDSFFPKPFVQKYCLMGVKDSYTDFHIDFGGTSVWYHVLWGEKIFYLIKPTPANLALYEAWSSSTNQSEVFFGDKVEKCYKCVVPQGTTLLIPTGWIHAVLTSQDCMAFGGNFLHNLNIGMQLRCYEMERRLKTPDLFKFPYFEAICWYVAKNLLEMLKELREDNCPPPTYLVEGVKALITALRTWLKREVTEPSSEVPDHIRPNHLIKELTKEIRHLEEEPVGVSKPVKSQGSGCGVTASGSSACPATRSTLERLCQARRARRAARRLREQQRQEPTAPSNLDILEQHTREVLRRLEVGPLEEDAAFCATVHGKLNKVSTASAAAAESLEDNHLRLMLVNGRIIRDMRRPVSSPEKTEGERTSDGQCPPKSCVDVKSERMKPTLLSTSPPTDWGLERVKTELREEASGHSSVTDSDSDSDSATERKASSSSSSSSSSSSSDEDSGSSQEEEGEEEERGSSQQKGSGHTIELDQSGQTLRHKHKPLKRDRPTSPSTEEAIQGMLSMAGLLCSSEPEKAASPQEPWWSSPSQREAAQHQRLLQADKSPMDSQGNSSEAWDNQGLPSPLGRSHGNSPETDFQYCDPSMSPPLHPSKRHAPNPPPISNQATKGKRPKKGMATAKQRLGKILKLNRHNRVFV